A window of Candidatus Nitrospira allomarina genomic DNA:
ATCAGTGGTTGGATCAAATCAGTACGGCCATTGAACAACAGAGCCAACAGATTCAGATTGCGGAAGCCAAGCTCGTTGATTTACGGGCCACATTAAAAAAGGCCCATCATGCCAGACGTGTGGTGGAGTTGGTGATCGCCAAGAAGGAGGAAGAGGTCATGCAAAAAGTCGCCACACAGGAACAACAGATGCAGGAAGATGTGACGGCTCATGCGTATGCCACGTCTCAACTTGAAAAAATGATCCAATAGGGAATGGAAATATGTCAAAAAAATTCTCTGTTCAGCCTATGCATCATCTTGACCATCAACCCAACAATGGAGCCTTCAACATGGCTCGGGATGGAGGCCCGGCGGGGATCGAAAGGAATGAGGGGAGGTCAGGCGAAACGAGGCATCTTTTGGTTTCACGCTATACGGCTCACACCTCCCGTTTCCCGCTTCGCGCTTCACAGACCCAGGAACGCGGCTGGCGGCAATTTTCAACACTCCTGAGTAGAACAATGTTGCCTAGTCGATCACCCATTGTGTGGTGGGTGTTGGCCATGATCTTGTGGGCAACCACGGTCGGGTCCGTTCAAGAAACCCCGGAGGTGGGAACAACGGATTCATTTGAAAATCAAGCAGTTGAAAATGAGTTGAATGAGGAAGCGCCCAGTGCAGAAACCACATTATTGGAACAACTGCAATCGCGTCTCAAAGAGGTGGAAGAGAGGGAACGTGCTTTGCAACAACGTGAAGAACGGCTCATGGCACTCCAGCAGGACTTAGAGGCGCTGGCTGCACGACAAACCAAAGAGGGGAAACGGTTAGTGGGAGAGGCCTCTTCGCTAGCAGAAGAACAACGACGATATGTGGAACAGGATCCGGCGTTAATCCATTTAATCAAAATCTATGAATCCATGGATCCCGAAGAAGCGGCGTTGCGAATCGCAGAAATGCGGGAAGGGTTAGCCCTGGATATTTTGGCATCGATCAAAGACAAAAAAGCCGCCGGGGTGTTAGCCGGAGTCGAACCGGTGAAAGCGGCTAGGTTATCTGAAGGCCTCCGGCGATATCGGGACATTAAGCTGCAACAACGCACTGATTCTCAAACCAAGAAATAACCCATGATCAATACTCTCCCACTCTTTTTTCGTTCTCCTGGGAATCCAATTCCAGTAAACAATCAGGCCGGCGAGATCAGTCTCGATCAGCCGAAGACGACTGGAAATCCTTCCAATAACCTGTTTGCCAAAATTTTTGGTGACCGGTCAGCGGCGGATTCTTCGTTTGCACGTCAGGCAGACACCACTTCAGTCGTAGCTCAGCCGAAATTGTCCGATCTTGAGTCTTTTCTCGACACGCTGAATCTATCAGGTGAGGTCCAACCGTACCCGTATCATGTGACGTCGTTAGCGTCTGAAGGACTCGTACCTCTAGATGCGTCCCAGGAAGGACCGATCGTTGGTGGGTTCCTATCTCCACATGTCTTTTCTGCCGGAGGACCGCGAGCAGATGGAATACAAGGAACGCCCACCGGCAATCAGCCGGGCTTGCCATTCCCTACCAGTCCCTCCACTCAGCCGCCCCCCGTTGGGAACAGCCTTGCTGAAAAGGGGGCCGCGCACGTGGCAATCAATGTAAACGCGCAACAGGTTCTTCGAAATGTGGTCGAATCCCCCGGTAGAGAGCATCAAATAGAATCGGCTGCAGAACATGAAACGATTGTGGTGAAAACCCCGGTTCCTCTTCAGGATGCGGATAGGGTGGGGCTGAGAATACCTCCAACCTCGCTAACGACGTCTCAGGAGCCACTTAAACCAGAGGCCAATCTGGCCTTTCAAAAGCCAAAGCCGTTTGAACCCACGCCAGCGGGAATTGCCGATGTGGTTCAATCGAGTCAGAACCGATTGAAATACGCGAGTGGGATACCGTCCGTGCTGAGTGAATCGTCGGTGAATGGGAAAGAATCCTCAATTGGAATTCCCTTGGATCTTCTTAGAGAGGGTAATGGATCTTCGATAGGGGATCGTTCCAGAGAGGATCTCGAGGCAACAGGGAAAATCGGGGGAAACGATCCTCATGGTGGGCAGGGGTTCAATTCAGGCATGGGCGGTTCCACCCATTCTCAGTCTGGGTTTTTGAACCAATCCTCACTTGCTTCCTCATCCGGTCAGGGTGTCCGAATGGCAGAGGAGCGGGTGCAGGATCTTCCCGGGCCGGCGCTTCAACGCCTCCAAATGGAAGTGCAACTTTCCGAAAATAATCGAGTGCAGATTGATGTGGGGGTTCAGCACCGTCAGGTCTATGCCAATTTGCTCATGGATCAGGCCACCTTGAAAAATCTGGCGGTCCAAAATGTTCCACAATTGGAAGAGCAATTGACCCAGGGCGAGATGGAGTTGCAGGAATTTTCCGCAGAAGTCCGTGATCATCCCGGGGAGAAGGAGTCCAACACACAATCACATGGGCAGGGTACGCAGGCGAGCCAACGGGTAACCACGTCTCTTCATCACACAACGGGAGCGCTTTCCCCTGTTGCGGTTCCTGCCGGGGACCATAGTTTGCACTTGGTGGCCTGACATTGAAGAGTGCTTTTGTGGATAAATGACGGGATAAGGAAGGAATCTTGAGGCTATGGATCCGATTACCGCAACACAATCCAGAACGAACGTCACAGCCAATGCCGGTGTTCAAGAGGCGGTATCGACGCTCGGGTCCGATGTCTTTCTTCGCTTGTTAGTCACGCAGTTGCAAAGTCAGGATCCCACCAACCCGCTTCAAAATGAGGATTTTGTGGCGCAGTTAGCCCAGTTCACCACGTTGGAGCAAACCACGAGTACCAATAAACTCCTGGAACGGTTGATCGCCCAGGATACACAACGGACACAACTGGATTTGGTAAATTTGATTGGACGGACCGTGGTCAGTCAAGGCGATACGGTGAGTCTTGGAAAGGATGATGAGGCTACTCTGGCCTATGCGCTGAGTGGAACGGCCACCCGTGTGAATATTGAAGTCCTTGGTCCGAATCAAGAAGTCATCAGGAAACTCACATCCACGGACTTTGAAAAACCAGGTGCCCATCAGGTTCAATGGGATGGGCTAAATGAGGCGGGAGACCGGGTCCCCGAAGGCGTGTATCAGTTCAGAGTTAAAGCCGAAGATGCTAATAAGCAGCCAGTTTCGAACTTTACGTTTTCGCGTGAACGGGTCGGGAATATTGTTTTTGGGACGGAGAGTCCGGTGGTTCTGCAAAGCGGGAGAACCTTACACACTGAAGATATTATCTCCATATTATAAGAGGGACGGTGGTGGGCAACGAATCATGGGCCTTTGGCAAATGACACAGAAGGAGTAAGCACCAATGGGAATTACCTCAGCATTTTTTTCAGCCACGAGTGGAATTAACGCGACCAGCCGGGCGCTCACTGAAATCGGCAACAATATTGCGAATGCCCAAACCATAGGATTCAAGACCCGGACCGTATCCTTCGGTGATTTGTTTGGGGCGAATTTGGGCCTTGGAGGGGCATCGTCTGCATTAGTGGAGGGGCGGGGCGTACGCGTCCTGGGCGTTGATCCCAGTTTTACCCAGGGGTCGCTTCAAACAACCTCAAATGCGTTGGACTTGGCTATCGATGGTGACGGGTTTTTTCAGGTGAGTGATGCCTCGGGCAATCCTTTTTTCTCGCGTGCGGGGCAATTCAATGTTGACGCGAACGGCTATATTGTGAGTCCGGCCGGATTGCGACTTCAAGGATACCAGGCTGATGCGGTGGGAAATATAAATGTGGGAAGCACCGGGGACTTGGTTCTTACGACACAGCAACAAATTGGGTCGCCCACCGTCGATGTGAGCATGAGTGGAAATATTGATGCAACGGAACCAATCATTTCCCCCACAACAGCTCAACTCCTGGCCGATCCGTCAAATCCTTCAACTTCTCAGTTCAGCACTGGAGTTCGAGTGTATGATTCATTTGGTGTGGGGCATGATGTGACCGTATATTTTGCTAAAACAGCCAATAATACTTGGGAATATAATGTAATTGCGAATCAAAGTGAAGTCACGGTTCCTCCAGCAAATGAAAATGTCACGACTGGCAATGCCTTAGTAGCACAAGGAACTCTGACGTTTAATTCAAATGGTTTATTGTTGACAGAAAGTGATCCTGCTGGGCATGCGATTTCATTTAACAATGGATCCACTGCGCCGCAAACAATCATTTTTGATTTTGGAACAAGTATTACCACTGACGGTGGAACGGGAACTGATGGCATGTTGCAGCAAGGAGCTGCCTCCGTACTCTTAACCCTATCACAAGACGGGTTTGCGAATGGGACTCTTTCGAGCACGTCAATTTCTGAAGATGGATTGATTCAGGGACGGTTTTCCAACGGAACAACTCGCAACCTAGGGCAGGTGGCCCTGACACGTTTCATCAATCCTGATGGTCTGCAACCTATTGGAAAGAATTTGTTTATTCAATCCGGTGATTCCGGTACTCCCTTGGTAGGAACTCCAGGCTTGGGGTCATTTGGAAAAGTGATTTCGAGTACCTTGGAAGCCTCCAATGTGGATTTGGGTGAGGAATTAGTGAACATGATTATCATGCAGCGTGGCTTCCAAGCCAATTCCCGAATCATCACCACGACCAATGACCTCCTGGGAGAACTTGTGAACCTGGCCCGTTAGATTTTGACCGAGCACGTGATTGATCAAGCCCCCAGGCAGGTGTTCCTGCCTGGGGGCTTTTTGGGTTTTAGTAGAATGTTGAACAATCATGTCTCGTGAACTGTGCGGGGGAGGGTGTGAAGCGGAAAGATCCGTTTCTTTCTCATGGCTCCTTGCGTGTCACATGTTCCTCATCAACAGAAGATGGATGTCCGATGAACAATGTCGGTCATGACGGAAAAGTGATCGATCCCCGTTTCACTCCTCATGTCTTACCTCCCTCCCTTTACGACTTACCCCTCACGATTCCGTAGACGAACCTGTCAAAGGTTCCCGCGAATTGCCAGGAAAATGACGAAATGGCCGGTCTCGTGTTGTTGCTGGGCGTAGGGTATGTAAAACACGACTGTGGAAGAAACATACGCATATTCAGTGTATTACAGGATTAGCCGCAGCGTGTCTACGTAGAAAAGTGGAGTGGCACAAAGGTTGCTGACTTGGGAAGGGGAACGTGAGGGTCACAAAAATTCTTAGCGTGTGAGGTTGATGTATGGCTGAAGAGGGTGACAAAGGGGAAGCCCCCGTTAAAGCCGGGGCCGGAAAAAAAATGCTGTTGATCATTATCGCGGGCGTTCTTCTTCTCGGTGGAGGGGGAGGCGCAGCCTGGTATTTCATGAGTGGGCAAGAGGAGAAGCCCGCCGAGCACGACGAACATGCCAAAGTCGAGACAGGTCATGAAGAGCCCGGGCCGGTGATGGAGTTAGAGCCCTTTCTGTTGAATTTAGCGGACCGGGAGGAGCTGCGATTTTTAAAGGTAAGTATCAAACTCGAGTTAGACCGGCCTGAAGAAAAAACGGATTTTCAACACAAAATCCCGGCCATTCGTGACGCGTTGCTGGTGTTATTGAGCAGTAAAGAATCGCAATTACTCAGAACAGTGAACGGAAAGCGCCGGGTGCGAGAAGAAATCATGACACGGGTGAACGGCGTCATGAGTAAAGGGAGAGTCGCGAATGTGTATTTTACTGATTTTATTATTCAGTAGAGCGTGAGGAGAAAGACATAGAAGGTCTGGAGTCCGGAATCAGAAAGAGGTGAGAAGAGGCAGCAGGGCTGTTTCTTTGTGCCACGTCCCAACATGGAAAAAATTCTTAGTCAGGATGAAGTTGATGCCCTTCTTCGGGGCGTGTCCGACGGTGCCGTGGAGACGGAACCTGAAGACCCGGTAGGTGCCGAACTAGAGGACGGACCGGTTCCGTATGATTTGGGGAATCAGGAATGGGTCGTTCGCGGGCGAATGCCGACCCTGGATGTGATTCATCAGCAATTTTCGCGTGGGTTCCGTCTCTCTTTGAGCGAGGTGCTTCGTAAGACCGCCGAGGTGACGGTCACGAACCAAACGGTGATGAAGTTCGGGGAGTTCACCAAACGTCTTCCTATTCCGGCCTACCTCCAGATTATCTCCATGGAGCCTCTTCGTGGCTTAGCGATGATCGCCACGGATGCGGCGACGGTCTATTTGCTGGTTGATCATTTTTTCGGAGGAACCGGACAGACCCATGTAAAGCCGGAAGGGCAGGATTTTACCATCATTGAGCAGCGCGTGATGAAGAAGTTCATGCTGATGGGATTGGGAAATCTCCAAAGGGCCTGGGACCCTGTCCAAAAACTCCTCGTCAATGCGGTTCGGGTAGAAATGAATCCTCAGTTGGCTGCCATTGTGTTGCCGGCGGATATCGTTATTGTGGTCACCCTGGGCATCGAATTGGGCAATTCGGTGGGGGATCTCCACCTCTGTCTTCCCTATGCGATGTTGGAACCGATTCGAGAACGGTTGCAGGTGAGTTTCCAGGGAGACTCGTTTGAAACGGATCATGGCTGGTTGAAACGATTTTCAGCCAGACTGAAGGAAGCCTATGTCACCCTGTCTGTGTGTTTGGGAGAAACGGAAATCTCGGTGGAGGAATTGATGCAATTTTCACCGGGCGATGTAATCGGCTTGAATCAAGGGACCACCCAGCTCCTCACAGCCACAGTGGAAGGGGTGCCAAAGTTTCTTGGTTCTCCGGGAACGACAAAGGGCATGCAATCATTTCAGATTAAGGACATCATTCTGACGAGGGAGTAAGGGCCGGTGAACGCGATAAGGTGCCGGCCAGTCACTGACGGTGGAAACCCGGAGATGAACGATGAGTGAAGACGACAACATCGACATGGACACGTTTGATGCTGAGAAGGAAATGATGGAGGCGTTAGCGCAGGAAGCCGCTGCGAAAGAACAGAATGCTGGAGCGAAAAAGCAGGAGGTGGCGGCGAGTAGCAGCAGTCAAACGCCACAATTGCGTACGTCTCACGATCAGAACTTAAATCGTATCTTAGATATTCCGTTGGTGCTCTCTGCGCAACTGGGCAATACCCGCATGCTGATTAAGGACTTATTGCAGTTAGGACCGGGTTCCATTGTTGAATTGGATAAACTGGCCGGTGAACCGTTGGAAGTGTTGGTGAATGAACGGTTAGTCGCGCGTGGTGAGGTGGTGATGGTGAATGAGAAATTCGGCATCCGTCTCACCGATGTGATTAGCCCGACCGAGCGTGTGAATAAACTTCGATAAGGACGAAAGTGTGAAGGGAAAAGATAGAAGTAAATAGTTAAAAAGTAGAGAACAAGAAAAAGAAATCTTTTCCTGGTTCTCCTGACTCCTCACTTTTTCCTTCGTACTTTCAACGAGAACATTATGGATCTTACCCATGAAGCGCTCAAAATGGCGGGCACCCTGGCCCTGGTGGTCCTGATCCTTCTTGGAGGATTAGCCTGGGTTCGGCGCACATTCGGGGAATTGCCGGGAAAGAGCGGCGATCCGGTGATGCGCATTTTAGGCGGACTCCGGGTCGGGACGGGAAAGCATATCATGCTCGTGGAGGTGGCCGGAGAAGTGTTGGTGTTGGGGACGACGGCCCGAGAGATGACGTTGCTGACGACCGTTGCGGATGCCGACCGGATTGATCGGCTCCGCTCCATTGGGAATCCGATCGTCGGGCCGCTAGGTGCCTGGTTGGGGCAATGGACCAGACAGGCATTTGAGAAGTCCGAGCGAGGATCGGTGACCTCCGAACCGTCCATCCGAATGTCCAAAAGCGTCACACGGGTGAGGGGAGGAGAGAGGTCGTGAACAACCCCTTTTGCGGGTTTCATGGAGGACGTGACTGTTGGCGACTGTTAGGCATGAGTCTGGTCATGGGACTGCCGACCTCGGCTTTTGCCCAGGCCACCAAGGATCCGGCGATCAGTTTGCAGGTATCCGGTTTGGACGGGACCGAACCATGGACCTTCGGGCTTCGTATCCTCTTTCTCCTGACGGCCTTAACGCTTGCCCCAGCCCTGTTGATGTTGGTGACGGCATTTACACGCGTCGTGATTGTTCTGGGTCT
This region includes:
- a CDS encoding MotE family protein, which encodes MSKKFSVQPMHHLDHQPNNGAFNMARDGGPAGIERNEGRSGETRHLLVSRYTAHTSRFPLRASQTQERGWRQFSTLLSRTMLPSRSPIVWWVLAMILWATTVGSVQETPEVGTTDSFENQAVENELNEEAPSAETTLLEQLQSRLKEVEERERALQQREERLMALQQDLEALAARQTKEGKRLVGEASSLAEEQRRYVEQDPALIHLIKIYESMDPEEAALRIAEMREGLALDILASIKDKKAAGVLAGVEPVKAARLSEGLRRYRDIKLQQRTDSQTKK
- a CDS encoding flagellar hook assembly protein FlgD, which encodes MDPITATQSRTNVTANAGVQEAVSTLGSDVFLRLLVTQLQSQDPTNPLQNEDFVAQLAQFTTLEQTTSTNKLLERLIAQDTQRTQLDLVNLIGRTVVSQGDTVSLGKDDEATLAYALSGTATRVNIEVLGPNQEVIRKLTSTDFEKPGAHQVQWDGLNEAGDRVPEGVYQFRVKAEDANKQPVSNFTFSRERVGNIVFGTESPVVLQSGRTLHTEDIISIL
- a CDS encoding flagellar hook protein FlgE, with the protein product MGITSAFFSATSGINATSRALTEIGNNIANAQTIGFKTRTVSFGDLFGANLGLGGASSALVEGRGVRVLGVDPSFTQGSLQTTSNALDLAIDGDGFFQVSDASGNPFFSRAGQFNVDANGYIVSPAGLRLQGYQADAVGNINVGSTGDLVLTTQQQIGSPTVDVSMSGNIDATEPIISPTTAQLLADPSNPSTSQFSTGVRVYDSFGVGHDVTVYFAKTANNTWEYNVIANQSEVTVPPANENVTTGNALVAQGTLTFNSNGLLLTESDPAGHAISFNNGSTAPQTIIFDFGTSITTDGGTGTDGMLQQGAASVLLTLSQDGFANGTLSSTSISEDGLIQGRFSNGTTRNLGQVALTRFINPDGLQPIGKNLFIQSGDSGTPLVGTPGLGSFGKVISSTLEASNVDLGEELVNMIIMQRGFQANSRIITTTNDLLGELVNLAR
- a CDS encoding flagellar basal body-associated FliL family protein; protein product: MAEEGDKGEAPVKAGAGKKMLLIIIAGVLLLGGGGGAAWYFMSGQEEKPAEHDEHAKVETGHEEPGPVMELEPFLLNLADREELRFLKVSIKLELDRPEEKTDFQHKIPAIRDALLVLLSSKESQLLRTVNGKRRVREEIMTRVNGVMSKGRVANVYFTDFIIQ
- the fliM gene encoding flagellar motor switch protein FliM translates to MPRPNMEKILSQDEVDALLRGVSDGAVETEPEDPVGAELEDGPVPYDLGNQEWVVRGRMPTLDVIHQQFSRGFRLSLSEVLRKTAEVTVTNQTVMKFGEFTKRLPIPAYLQIISMEPLRGLAMIATDAATVYLLVDHFFGGTGQTHVKPEGQDFTIIEQRVMKKFMLMGLGNLQRAWDPVQKLLVNAVRVEMNPQLAAIVLPADIVIVVTLGIELGNSVGDLHLCLPYAMLEPIRERLQVSFQGDSFETDHGWLKRFSARLKEAYVTLSVCLGETEISVEELMQFSPGDVIGLNQGTTQLLTATVEGVPKFLGSPGTTKGMQSFQIKDIILTRE
- the fliN gene encoding flagellar motor switch protein FliN translates to MSEDDNIDMDTFDAEKEMMEALAQEAAAKEQNAGAKKQEVAASSSSQTPQLRTSHDQNLNRILDIPLVLSAQLGNTRMLIKDLLQLGPGSIVELDKLAGEPLEVLVNERLVARGEVVMVNEKFGIRLTDVISPTERVNKLR
- a CDS encoding flagellar biosynthetic protein FliO, giving the protein MDLTHEALKMAGTLALVVLILLGGLAWVRRTFGELPGKSGDPVMRILGGLRVGTGKHIMLVEVAGEVLVLGTTAREMTLLTTVADADRIDRLRSIGNPIVGPLGAWLGQWTRQAFEKSERGSVTSEPSIRMSKSVTRVRGGERS